The following coding sequences lie in one Oculatellaceae cyanobacterium genomic window:
- a CDS encoding photosystem II manganese-stabilizing polypeptide yields MRFRGFIVAFLALCLGVLTACSEGPASATNAPLTYDQIRGTGLANNCPTLSETTRGAIPVNSSQTYTLKELCLQPTTFFVKEESVNKRQAAEFVPGKLLTRYTSSLDQISGTIKVSQDGSLTFKEEDGIDFQPITVKLAGGEQVPFFFTIKNLVAKSQPGMDSINTSTDFEGEFNVPSYRGAVFLDPKGRGVASGYDNAVALPSEADSEQLRRANVKRVETGKGKISLQVAKVDSNTGEVAGTFESEQPSDTDLGADDPKEVKVRGIFYARIAPQQA; encoded by the coding sequence ATGAGGTTTCGTGGTTTCATCGTTGCATTCCTAGCATTGTGCTTGGGTGTGCTAACTGCCTGTAGTGAAGGTCCAGCCTCTGCGACCAATGCTCCACTCACCTACGACCAGATCAGAGGTACAGGGTTGGCAAATAACTGTCCAACTCTTTCAGAAACAACTCGCGGTGCTATTCCTGTAAATTCCAGCCAAACATATACTTTGAAAGAGTTGTGTTTACAACCGACAACCTTTTTTGTTAAAGAAGAATCGGTTAATAAACGGCAAGCCGCAGAATTTGTTCCAGGTAAATTATTGACACGCTACACTTCTAGCCTTGATCAAATTTCTGGAACAATCAAAGTTAGCCAAGATGGTAGCCTGACATTCAAAGAAGAAGACGGCATTGACTTCCAGCCTATTACAGTCAAACTAGCTGGTGGTGAGCAAGTACCTTTCTTCTTCACCATTAAAAACCTAGTTGCCAAAAGCCAACCTGGAATGGACAGTATTAACACCTCCACTGACTTTGAAGGTGAGTTTAACGTCCCCTCCTACAGAGGTGCTGTTTTCCTCGATCCTAAAGGTCGCGGTGTAGCTAGTGGTTATGATAACGCGGTCGCTCTACCATCCGAAGCCGATAGTGAACAGCTAAGACGTGCTAACGTCAAGCGTGTAGAAACTGGCAAAGGCAAAATTTCCCTCCAAGTTGCGAAAGTAGATAGCAACACTGGCGAAGTTGCAGGTACATTTGAAAGCGAACAACCTTCAGATACAGACTTGGGGGCTGATGATCCCAAGGAAGTCAAGGTTCGTGGTATTTTTTACGCTCGCATTGCACCTCAGCAAGCCTAA
- a CDS encoding RNA polymerase sigma factor SigF, whose protein sequence is MSTILTQDLKHQTLQLLREFQQSGSANIRNQLVKLNLGLVRKEAHYWVNQCTESYEDLLQVGCIGLIRAIEKFDISKGHAFSSFALPYIRGEIQHYLRDKGCSVRIPRRWLTLRQQSVEITRNFHTKYNRQPTEAEVAAALEISIQEWQEIKLAYQNREPVSLDTPVGDADEGSTSLGELVPDSQYRSFQLAQEDQLRLQQALVQLENRTREVLEFVFLQDLTQKEVAEQLNISVVTVSRRVKKGLDTLKHLMVVAED, encoded by the coding sequence ATGTCAACCATACTTACCCAAGACCTTAAGCATCAAACATTACAACTCTTACGAGAGTTTCAACAATCTGGTTCGGCAAATATCCGCAATCAGCTAGTAAAACTCAACTTGGGATTAGTTAGAAAAGAAGCCCATTATTGGGTCAACCAATGTACAGAAAGTTATGAAGACTTATTACAAGTCGGTTGTATAGGATTAATTCGGGCAATTGAAAAATTTGATATTAGCAAAGGTCATGCTTTTAGTTCCTTTGCCCTTCCGTATATTCGCGGAGAAATTCAACATTACCTAAGAGATAAAGGTTGTTCGGTTCGCATTCCTCGTCGTTGGCTGACATTACGGCAGCAATCTGTGGAAATTACACGAAATTTCCACACCAAATACAACCGACAGCCCACAGAAGCAGAAGTGGCAGCAGCGCTAGAGATATCTATACAAGAATGGCAAGAAATTAAACTTGCTTATCAAAATCGCGAACCAGTCAGCCTAGATACACCAGTTGGTGATGCCGATGAAGGCTCAACTTCATTAGGAGAACTCGTACCAGATAGTCAATATCGGAGTTTTCAGTTAGCACAAGAAGACCAACTTCGCCTGCAACAAGCTTTAGTGCAGCTAGAAAATCGCACTCGTGAGGTTCTAGAATTTGTTTTTCTACAAGATTTAACCCAAAAAGAGGTCGCCGAACAGTTAAACATTAGTGTAGTCACTGTCTCCCGTCGCGTCAAAAAGGGGCTGGATACGCTGAAACATTTAATGGTGGTTGCGGAAGATTGA